A genomic segment from Actinomadura hallensis encodes:
- a CDS encoding TIGR03936 family radical SAM-associated protein: MIQRLRVRYAKRGRLRFTSHRDISRAVERAVRRAGIPVAFSAGFTPHPKISYAGAAATGVASEAEYLEIGLTETRDPARVRADLDAALPPGLDIVDVVPVRAGAAGDAQPRPSAFADRLEASEWRIRLDGVSSEDAAAAVAAFMAAPEIEVERLTKKGRRRFDVRAAVSSFELDRRAAREADAPCAILRMVVRHSTPAVRPDDILTGLRQVADLAPPSPPLVTRLAQGPLDADTGGLADPLDPDREIGLPSGDDAETARGPQRPQPGDAASADAVSA, encoded by the coding sequence GTGATCCAGCGCCTGCGCGTCCGCTACGCCAAGCGGGGCAGGCTGCGGTTCACGAGCCACCGCGACATCTCCCGGGCCGTGGAACGCGCCGTCAGGCGCGCCGGGATCCCCGTCGCGTTCAGCGCCGGATTCACCCCCCACCCGAAGATCTCGTACGCGGGTGCGGCGGCTACCGGGGTGGCCAGTGAGGCCGAGTACCTCGAGATCGGGCTCACCGAGACCCGCGACCCTGCGCGGGTGCGTGCCGATCTCGACGCGGCCCTGCCTCCCGGGCTCGACATCGTCGATGTCGTTCCGGTGCGGGCGGGAGCCGCCGGCGACGCGCAGCCGAGACCGAGCGCGTTCGCCGACCGGCTCGAGGCGTCCGAATGGCGGATCAGGCTGGACGGCGTGTCATCCGAGGATGCCGCCGCCGCCGTGGCCGCCTTCATGGCCGCCCCCGAGATCGAGGTCGAACGCCTCACCAAGAAGGGGCGCCGCCGTTTCGACGTGCGCGCCGCCGTGTCCTCCTTCGAGCTGGACCGGCGCGCCGCGCGGGAGGCGGATGCCCCTTGTGCGATACTTCGAATGGTTGTTCGGCATTCCACACCGGCCGTTCGACCCGACGACATCCTCACCGGACTGCGCCAGGTCGCCGACCTCGCGCCGCCGTCACCGCCGCTGGTGACCAGGCTGGCGCAGGGGCCCCTCGACGCGGACACCGGTGGCCTCGCGGATCCCCTGGATCCCGACCGGGAGATCGGCCTGCCGTCCGGCGACGACGCCGAGACGGCCCGCGGCCCGCAGCGGCCGCAGCCCGGGGACGCCGCGAGCGCGGATGCCGTCAGCGCCTGA
- a CDS encoding Rne/Rng family ribonuclease, with translation MRENDADPATAEGTDNENTERDTGTEAAESRDGTEPQDGTEQEGTGQEDAEQQDAEQEDAEQESAAVPEGAEAGSESAVTSSPRRARRPAGPPPDQQNDVPAEPPTEPPTEARTAETAESAGARTAEDATGEDATGEDATGEGEAPKRTARTRTRTRKAAETSEPVPMTGAETSPETESEPAPAPAPGEDAAAEQAAEAPSSRTRTRRRSAPAAPTPPAAPTPPAAPEPPAVPPVPVVPEVPIAGTETQAGQVSETEPASGVGVPSVTFQPPMVVFQPPEPKPEPAGPQDDAGGADSDDHDHDEAADRPSGEDDTEDRPSRRRRRRGGRGRGRSARDGSEDEKESASAPAGSDSGTDESADAGSGNGAEGDGSKADRAKKDKDKDKDAKGKEKDKDKESKSEETEQDSSADGGGDGETGTSRRRRRRRRRSGTDSDANGGTDDPPNTVVHVRSARAAETRAAEDEVQSVRGSTRLEAKKQRRREGREQGRRRPPVITEAEFLARRESVERVMVVRQEGERTQIAVLEDGVLVEHYVNRATHQSYVGNVYLGKVQNVLPSMEAAFVDIGKGRNAVLYAGEVNWDASGLEGQPRRIESALKSGQSVLVQVTKDPLGHKGARLTSQISLPGRYLVYVPDGSMTGISRKLPDKERSRLKSILKKVMPDNAGVIVRTAAEGATEEELARDVSRLTAQWENIQKKVKTASAPSLLYGEPDLTIRVVRDIFNEDFSKLVVSGAEAWETISEYVQYVAPHLADRVERWTGDQDVLTAFRIDEQIAKALDRKVWLPSGGSLVIDRTEAMTVIDVNTGKFTGQGGNLEETVTRNNLEAAEEIVRQLRLRDIGGIIVIDFIDMVLESNRDLVLRRLVECLSRDRTKHQVAEVTSLGLVQMTRKRVGQGLLEAFSETCECCNGRGIHVQMTPVEPKADKASGKESGRRRKRKGEVERAVEEKLARHETAAAAETERSEPAKASEPAKKAERPEQAEKPAKAEKAQKAEKAEKTEPSKPAERAPEPEPEPERAAEAAPEPVRSRPRKSGPATRPAGPPPEIDDEEESPAQAAVEAAQAAQEVADTPPGVMEALGDPEPLNGAENSGAGPESSDAGASGLGGPDLNGGEAAAGTTGDAVSDTVSDASAAEANGAASSGDEAAHAPGGRRRRTRATASRATASRSGEADE, from the coding sequence ATGCGTGAGAACGACGCCGACCCGGCCACGGCCGAAGGCACCGATAACGAGAACACCGAGCGCGACACCGGAACGGAGGCCGCGGAGAGCCGGGACGGCACCGAGCCACAGGACGGAACAGAGCAGGAAGGCACGGGACAGGAGGACGCGGAGCAGCAGGACGCCGAGCAGGAGGACGCCGAGCAGGAGAGCGCGGCCGTTCCCGAAGGCGCGGAGGCCGGGTCCGAGAGCGCTGTGACGTCGAGCCCGCGCCGGGCGCGCCGCCCGGCCGGCCCGCCGCCGGACCAGCAGAACGACGTCCCCGCCGAACCTCCGACCGAACCTCCCACCGAGGCACGGACCGCCGAGACGGCAGAGTCCGCCGGGGCCCGGACCGCCGAGGACGCGACCGGCGAGGACGCGACCGGCGAGGACGCGACCGGCGAGGGCGAGGCGCCGAAACGCACCGCCCGGACCCGCACCCGCACCCGGAAGGCCGCCGAGACGTCCGAGCCCGTCCCGATGACCGGCGCCGAGACCTCCCCCGAAACCGAGTCCGAGCCCGCCCCGGCCCCGGCGCCCGGCGAGGACGCCGCCGCCGAGCAGGCCGCCGAGGCTCCGTCGTCCCGCACCCGCACCCGCCGGCGTTCCGCGCCCGCCGCGCCCACGCCCCCCGCCGCGCCCACGCCCCCGGCCGCGCCCGAGCCGCCCGCCGTGCCCCCCGTCCCGGTGGTGCCGGAGGTCCCCATCGCCGGGACCGAGACCCAGGCGGGGCAGGTGTCCGAGACCGAGCCCGCGAGCGGCGTCGGCGTCCCCAGCGTCACGTTCCAGCCCCCGATGGTCGTCTTCCAGCCGCCGGAGCCGAAGCCCGAGCCCGCCGGCCCGCAGGACGACGCGGGCGGCGCCGACTCCGACGACCACGACCACGACGAGGCGGCCGACCGCCCGTCCGGCGAGGACGACACCGAGGACCGCCCGTCCCGCCGTCGCCGCCGCCGCGGCGGACGCGGCCGCGGCCGCAGTGCCAGGGACGGCTCCGAGGACGAGAAGGAGAGCGCGTCCGCCCCGGCCGGGTCCGACTCCGGGACCGACGAGTCCGCCGACGCGGGCTCCGGCAACGGGGCCGAGGGTGACGGCTCCAAGGCCGACCGGGCCAAGAAGGACAAGGACAAGGACAAGGACGCCAAGGGCAAGGAGAAGGACAAGGACAAGGAGTCCAAGTCCGAGGAGACCGAGCAGGACTCCTCCGCCGACGGCGGCGGGGACGGCGAGACCGGGACGAGCCGCCGCAGGCGGCGCCGCAGGCGCCGGTCCGGGACCGACTCCGACGCGAACGGCGGCACCGACGACCCGCCGAACACCGTCGTGCACGTCCGCTCCGCGCGCGCCGCCGAGACCCGCGCCGCCGAGGACGAGGTCCAGTCCGTCCGGGGCTCGACCCGCCTGGAGGCCAAGAAGCAGCGCCGCCGGGAGGGCCGCGAGCAGGGCCGCCGCCGCCCGCCGGTGATCACCGAGGCGGAGTTCCTCGCGCGCCGCGAGTCCGTCGAACGCGTCATGGTGGTGCGGCAGGAGGGCGAGCGCACGCAGATCGCCGTCCTGGAAGACGGCGTCCTCGTCGAGCACTACGTCAACCGCGCGACCCACCAGTCGTACGTGGGCAACGTCTACCTCGGCAAGGTCCAGAACGTGCTGCCGTCGATGGAGGCGGCGTTCGTCGACATCGGCAAGGGCCGCAACGCCGTCCTGTACGCGGGCGAGGTCAACTGGGACGCCTCCGGGCTGGAGGGCCAGCCGCGCCGCATCGAGTCGGCGCTGAAGTCGGGCCAGTCGGTGCTCGTCCAGGTCACCAAGGACCCCCTCGGCCACAAGGGCGCCCGCCTCACCAGCCAGATCTCGCTGCCCGGCCGCTACCTCGTGTACGTGCCGGACGGCTCGATGACCGGCATCAGCCGCAAGCTCCCCGACAAGGAGCGCAGCCGCCTCAAGTCGATCCTGAAGAAGGTCATGCCGGACAACGCCGGCGTGATCGTCCGGACCGCGGCCGAGGGCGCCACCGAGGAGGAGCTGGCGCGCGACGTCTCGCGGCTCACCGCGCAGTGGGAGAACATCCAGAAGAAGGTCAAGACGGCCTCGGCTCCGTCGCTGCTGTACGGCGAGCCCGACCTGACGATCCGCGTCGTCCGCGACATCTTCAACGAGGACTTCTCCAAGCTCGTCGTGTCCGGCGCCGAGGCCTGGGAGACGATCTCCGAGTACGTCCAGTACGTCGCGCCGCACCTCGCGGACCGCGTGGAGCGCTGGACCGGCGACCAGGACGTGCTGACGGCCTTCCGCATCGACGAGCAGATCGCCAAGGCGCTGGACCGCAAGGTGTGGCTGCCCTCGGGCGGCTCGCTGGTGATCGACCGCACCGAGGCGATGACGGTCATCGACGTCAACACCGGCAAGTTCACCGGGCAGGGCGGCAACCTCGAGGAGACCGTCACCCGCAACAACCTGGAGGCGGCCGAGGAGATCGTCCGCCAGCTCCGGCTGCGCGACATCGGCGGCATCATTGTGATCGACTTCATCGACATGGTGCTGGAGAGCAACCGGGACCTGGTGCTGCGCCGCCTCGTGGAGTGCCTGTCGCGGGACCGCACCAAGCACCAGGTCGCCGAGGTCACCTCACTGGGCCTGGTGCAGATGACCCGCAAGCGCGTCGGCCAGGGGCTGCTGGAGGCGTTCTCGGAGACGTGCGAGTGCTGCAACGGGCGCGGCATCCACGTCCAGATGACCCCGGTCGAGCCGAAGGCGGACAAGGCGTCGGGCAAGGAGAGCGGCCGGCGCCGCAAGCGCAAGGGCGAGGTCGAGCGGGCCGTCGAGGAGAAGCTGGCCCGGCACGAGACCGCGGCGGCCGCCGAAACGGAGCGTTCCGAGCCGGCCAAGGCGTCCGAGCCGGCCAAGAAGGCCGAGCGGCCTGAGCAGGCGGAGAAGCCCGCGAAGGCCGAGAAGGCACAGAAGGCCGAAAAGGCCGAGAAGACCGAGCCGTCGAAGCCCGCGGAGCGGGCGCCCGAGCCGGAACCGGAGCCGGAGCGGGCCGCGGAGGCCGCGCCCGAGCCGGTGCGGTCGCGGCCGCGCAAGTCGGGCCCGGCGACGCGCCCGGCGGGCCCGCCGCCCGAGATCGACGACGAGGAGGAGTCCCCGGCGCAGGCCGCGGTCGAGGCCGCCCAGGCCGCCCAGGAGGTGGCCGACACCCCGCCGGGCGTCATGGAAGCCCTGGGCGACCCGGAGCCCCTGAACGGCGCCGAGAACTCGGGCGCCGGACCGGAGTCCTCGGATGCGGGCGCGTCGGGCCTCGGCGGGCCGGACCTGAACGGCGGCGAGGCGGCCGCGGGAACGACCGGGGACGCGGTGTCCGACACCGTCTCGGACGCGTCCGCCGCCGAAGCGAACGGCGCCGCGTCCTCCGGGGACGAGGCGGCGCACGCACCGGGCGGCCGGCGGCGCCGGACCCGCGCCACCGCGTCGCGCGCCACCGCCTCCCGGTCGGGGGAGGCCGACGAGTAG
- the rplU gene encoding 50S ribosomal protein L21 — translation MYAIVRAGGRQEKVAVDDVLTVDKLAGEVGSTVTFPAVLVVDGDKVVSKSADLERYEVTAEILGAVKGPKINIMHYRSKTGYKRRMGHRQPYTKVKITGIKAGK, via the coding sequence GTGTACGCGATTGTCCGCGCAGGCGGCAGGCAGGAGAAGGTCGCCGTCGACGACGTGCTGACCGTCGACAAGCTGGCCGGCGAGGTGGGCTCGACCGTCACGTTCCCGGCCGTGCTGGTCGTGGACGGCGACAAGGTCGTCAGCAAGTCGGCCGACCTTGAGCGCTACGAGGTGACCGCCGAGATCCTCGGTGCGGTCAAGGGGCCCAAGATCAACATCATGCACTACCGGAGCAAGACCGGGTACAAGCGGCGGATGGGTCACCGTCAGCCCTACACCAAGGTCAAGATCACCGGTATCAAGGCCGGGAAGTAG
- the rpmA gene encoding 50S ribosomal protein L27 — protein sequence MAHKKGASSSRNGRDSNAKRLGVKRFGGQVVNAGEIIVRQRGTHFHPGPGVGRGGDDTLFALVAGSVQFRRYRGRNAVSVVPPAE from the coding sequence ATGGCACACAAGAAGGGCGCATCGTCCAGCCGTAACGGTCGCGACTCCAATGCCAAGCGCCTCGGCGTGAAGCGGTTCGGCGGCCAGGTCGTCAACGCCGGCGAGATCATCGTCCGGCAGCGCGGCACCCACTTCCACCCCGGCCCGGGCGTCGGGCGCGGCGGTGACGACACGCTGTTCGCGCTGGTCGCGGGCTCGGTGCAGTTCCGCCGCTACCGTGGCCGCAACGCCGTGAGCGTCGTCCCGCCGGCGGAATAG
- the obgE gene encoding GTPase ObgE yields the protein MAAGAGSGAQFVDRVVLHVAAGNGGNGCASVHREKFKPLGGPDGANGGRGGDVVLVVDSNTASLLDYHRRPHRKAGNGKPGQGGHRTGADGADVILPVPDGTVVKEDGRVLADLVGEGTRFVVARGGKGGLGNAALATAKRKAPGFALLGEPGEERDVVLELKSVADVALVGFPSAGKSSLIAALSAAKPKIADYPFTTLVPNLGVVSAGDTTFTVADVPGLIEGASEGRGLGLEFLRHIERSSTLAHVLDCATMEPGRDPVSDFEVIERELRAYDRVLGDRPLSDRPRLVVLNKVDVPDGRELAEMVRPEFEQRGLRVFEVSAATHEGLRELSFALAAMVEEYRASLPPAEPTRIVIRPEPVHGRADFEVKDLGDNTYLITGEKPQRWLRQTDFANDEAVGYLADRLARLGVEEALAEAGATAGATVLIGSEDDSVVFDWEPEIAAGGGAPGPRGTDSRLDGRR from the coding sequence GTGGCCGCTGGAGCGGGATCGGGCGCGCAGTTCGTCGACCGGGTGGTGCTGCACGTCGCCGCGGGCAACGGCGGAAACGGCTGCGCCTCGGTCCACCGGGAGAAGTTCAAGCCGCTCGGCGGCCCGGACGGTGCGAACGGCGGCCGCGGCGGCGACGTCGTCCTCGTGGTCGACTCGAACACCGCGAGCCTGCTGGACTATCACCGGCGCCCGCACCGCAAGGCGGGCAACGGCAAGCCGGGGCAGGGCGGGCACCGGACGGGCGCCGACGGCGCCGACGTGATCCTGCCCGTCCCTGACGGCACCGTCGTGAAGGAGGACGGCAGGGTCCTCGCGGACCTGGTCGGCGAGGGCACCCGTTTCGTGGTCGCCCGCGGCGGCAAGGGCGGGCTCGGCAACGCCGCGCTGGCGACCGCCAAGCGCAAGGCGCCCGGGTTCGCGCTGCTGGGCGAGCCGGGGGAGGAGCGCGACGTCGTCCTCGAGCTGAAGAGCGTCGCCGACGTCGCGCTCGTCGGGTTCCCCAGCGCGGGCAAGTCTTCGCTGATCGCCGCGCTGTCCGCCGCCAAGCCGAAGATCGCCGACTACCCGTTCACGACGCTCGTCCCGAACCTCGGGGTGGTCAGCGCGGGCGACACGACGTTCACGGTCGCGGACGTGCCGGGCCTGATCGAGGGCGCCAGCGAGGGCCGCGGCCTCGGCCTGGAGTTCCTGCGTCACATCGAGCGTTCCTCCACCCTCGCGCACGTGCTGGACTGCGCCACGATGGAGCCCGGCCGCGACCCGGTCAGCGACTTCGAGGTCATCGAGCGGGAGCTGCGGGCGTACGATCGCGTCCTCGGCGACCGGCCGCTGTCGGACCGCCCCCGCCTCGTCGTGCTGAACAAGGTGGACGTTCCGGACGGCCGTGAGCTCGCCGAGATGGTGCGGCCGGAGTTCGAGCAGCGCGGCCTGCGGGTCTTCGAGGTGTCGGCGGCGACGCACGAGGGCCTGCGGGAACTGTCGTTCGCGCTGGCGGCGATGGTGGAGGAGTACCGGGCGTCGCTGCCCCCGGCGGAGCCGACCCGCATCGTCATCCGCCCCGAACCGGTCCACGGCAGGGCCGACTTCGAGGTGAAGGACCTCGGGGACAACACGTACCTGATCACCGGGGAGAAGCCGCAGCGGTGGCTGCGGCAGACCGACTTCGCCAACGACGAGGCCGTCGGGTACCTCGCCGACCGCCTGGCCCGGCTCGGCGTCGAGGAGGCGCTCGCCGAGGCGGGCGCCACCGCGGGCGCCACGGTCCTGATCGGCAGCGAGGACGACTCGGTGGTCTTCGACTGGGAGCCGGAGATCGCGGCCGGCGGTGGAGCCCCCGGGCCCCGCGGAACGGACAGCCGCCTGGACGGACGGCGCTAG
- the proB gene encoding glutamate 5-kinase codes for MSEREAIAKARRIVVKAGSSSLTTPDGVLDAGRIDALVDVLAARRADGTEIVFVSSGAIAAGLGPLGLTRRPRDLATQQAAASVGQGQLFARYTSSFARHAMTVGQVLLTADDMMRRSHHRNAQRTLAQLLALGVLPIVNENDTVATDEIRFGDNDRLAALVAHLIRADALVLLSDVDALYTGDPRLPGSRRLTDVRGPEDLRDVRLGGSGRVGTGGMVTKVEAARIAGIPVVLTNAASAAEALAGDEVGTLFHPAEGRRMSTRDLWLAHATTGQGRVMLDPGAVEAVVRRRKSLLPAGVTGVEGDFAAGDPVDLCDAAGRVVARGLVNYDASEIPDLMGRSTRWLARELGAEYEREVIHRDYLVVLAGEPEPQAAQPREGARHREGAPPREAAPKQHAAPRQRR; via the coding sequence ATGAGCGAGCGCGAGGCGATCGCGAAGGCCCGGCGGATCGTGGTGAAGGCGGGGTCGTCGTCGCTCACCACGCCGGACGGCGTGCTCGACGCGGGGCGCATCGACGCGCTGGTGGACGTGCTGGCCGCGCGCCGCGCCGACGGCACCGAGATCGTCTTCGTCTCGTCCGGGGCGATCGCCGCGGGCCTCGGGCCGCTGGGGCTGACGCGCCGCCCGCGGGACCTGGCCACCCAGCAGGCGGCGGCGAGCGTCGGGCAGGGCCAGCTGTTCGCCCGCTACACCTCGTCGTTCGCCCGGCACGCGATGACGGTCGGGCAGGTGCTGCTGACCGCCGACGACATGATGCGCCGCTCGCACCACCGCAACGCGCAGCGGACGCTGGCGCAGCTCCTCGCCCTCGGCGTCCTGCCGATCGTGAACGAGAACGACACCGTCGCCACCGACGAGATCCGGTTCGGCGACAACGACCGCCTCGCCGCGCTCGTCGCGCACCTGATCCGCGCGGACGCGCTGGTCCTGCTGTCGGACGTGGACGCCCTCTACACCGGCGACCCGCGCCTGCCCGGCTCCCGCCGCCTCACCGACGTCCGCGGGCCGGAGGACCTCCGGGACGTCAGGCTCGGCGGGTCCGGGCGGGTCGGGACCGGCGGGATGGTCACCAAGGTGGAGGCCGCCCGGATCGCGGGCATCCCGGTGGTGCTGACGAACGCCGCGTCCGCCGCGGAGGCCCTCGCGGGCGACGAGGTCGGCACCCTGTTCCATCCGGCGGAGGGGCGCCGCATGTCGACGCGGGACCTGTGGCTCGCCCACGCCACCACCGGGCAGGGACGCGTCATGCTGGACCCGGGCGCGGTGGAGGCGGTCGTCCGGCGGCGCAAGTCGCTGCTCCCGGCGGGCGTCACCGGCGTGGAAGGCGATTTCGCCGCGGGAGACCCGGTCGACCTGTGCGACGCCGCGGGCCGGGTCGTGGCGCGCGGCCTGGTGAACTACGACGCGTCCGAGATCCCCGACCTGATGGGGCGCTCGACCCGCTGGCTCGCCCGGGAGCTGGGCGCCGAGTACGAGCGCGAGGTGATCCACCGCGACTACCTGGTGGTGCTCGCCGGCGAACCGGAGCCGCAGGCCGCGCAGCCTCGGGAAGGCGCGCGGCATCGGGAAGGAGCGCCGCCTCGGGAGGCCGCGCCGAAGCAGCATGCGGCGCCGAGACAGCGACGCTGA
- a CDS encoding glutamate-5-semialdehyde dehydrogenase, which produces MSERDEFLRVAGRAAEAAAELAPLPRAAKDAALHRIADALVDAAPEIVKANETDVARARENGISDYMIDRLSLTEQRIAAIAEAVRKVAALPDPVGETVRGTVLPNGLELRQVRVPLGVVGIIYEGRPNVTVDAAALCLKSGNAVLLRGSSSAYDSNTALVRVMQGALAGSEVPADAVQLVPGTSRESAKHLMRARGLVDVLIPRGGASLINSVVEESTVPVIETGVGNCAVYVDADADVDTALDVLLNAKTQRPSVCNAAETFLVHADIADTFVPRALAALKDAGVTVHGDERIRSYGEDVVEATEEDWNAEYLSLDIAARVVDSLDEAVAHIRRHGSGHTDAIVTTSQPAAKRFVALVDSAAVMVNASTRFTDGEEFGFGAEIGISTQKLHARGPMGLPELTSTKYVVTGEGHLRG; this is translated from the coding sequence ATGAGCGAGCGCGATGAGTTCCTGCGGGTGGCGGGGCGCGCCGCGGAGGCCGCCGCGGAGCTGGCGCCGCTGCCGCGCGCGGCGAAGGACGCGGCGCTGCACCGGATCGCGGACGCGCTGGTCGACGCCGCGCCGGAGATCGTCAAGGCCAACGAGACCGACGTCGCGCGGGCCCGGGAGAACGGCATCTCCGACTACATGATCGACCGGCTGAGCCTGACGGAGCAGCGGATCGCCGCGATCGCCGAGGCCGTCCGGAAGGTCGCCGCGCTGCCGGACCCGGTGGGGGAGACGGTGCGCGGCACCGTGCTGCCGAACGGGCTGGAGCTGCGGCAGGTGCGGGTGCCGCTCGGCGTCGTCGGCATCATCTACGAGGGCCGCCCGAACGTGACCGTGGACGCCGCCGCGCTGTGCCTGAAGAGCGGGAACGCGGTGCTGCTGCGCGGCTCGTCGTCGGCGTACGACTCCAACACGGCGCTGGTCCGGGTGATGCAGGGCGCGCTGGCCGGCAGCGAGGTCCCGGCGGACGCGGTGCAGCTCGTGCCGGGCACGTCCCGCGAGTCGGCGAAGCACCTGATGCGGGCGCGCGGCCTGGTGGACGTGCTGATCCCGCGCGGCGGCGCCTCCCTGATCAACTCGGTGGTGGAGGAGTCGACGGTCCCGGTGATCGAGACGGGCGTCGGGAACTGCGCGGTGTACGTGGACGCGGACGCCGACGTCGACACGGCGCTGGACGTCCTGCTGAACGCCAAGACGCAGCGTCCCTCGGTGTGCAACGCGGCGGAGACGTTCCTGGTGCACGCCGACATCGCCGACACCTTCGTCCCGCGCGCGCTCGCGGCGCTGAAGGACGCCGGTGTCACGGTGCACGGCGACGAGCGCATCCGGTCCTACGGTGAGGACGTCGTGGAGGCGACCGAGGAGGACTGGAACGCCGAGTACCTGTCCCTGGACATCGCCGCCCGCGTCGTGGACTCCCTCGACGAGGCCGTGGCGCACATCCGCCGGCACGGTTCGGGCCACACCGACGCGATCGTCACCACGTCCCAGCCGGCCGCGAAGCGCTTCGTCGCGCTCGTCGACTCGGCGGCCGTGATGGTGAACGCCTCGACCCGCTTCACCGACGGCGAGGAGTTCGGGTTCGGCGCGGAGATCGGCATCTCGACGCAGAAGCTCCACGCCCGCGGCCCGATGGGGCTGCCGGAGCTGACGTCCACCAAGTACGTGGTGACCGGTGAGGGCCACCTGAGGGGCTGA
- a CDS encoding TIGR03767 family metallophosphoesterase: MTREYSRRRVLKGAALGAGFAATGLTAFPARPAAAAPALRGPVAGTTLDRTYVLGAPGRGGYRPVVAAPGEPHLLRRDLGGAASPRRAAARRGVLAFGHLTDVHVLDAQSPARVEFIDRFRDLVNGFPEGGYRPQEILSVHVGEAMVQAMNRVGRGPATGLKLAFTINTGDTTDNAQYNEVRWIIDLLDGERVRPDSGDPTRYEGVMDWTVYDRAYWHPDGPPPGAGTDQAIAKYGFPQVKGLLDAARRPFQATGLDSPWYAVFGNHDGLIQGNLPVNPLVSGLATGGIKIGAPADGGQAERLARMLSKGDAAELVRLAREQGSSGGLFRQVTPDWNRRLLSRAEVVAEHFKTSKPLRGHGFTLTNLREGTAYYAFDKGIVRGLVLDTVNQNGYSEGSLDKKQFAWLESQLKAGSSRYYAADGSVVTRPVKDRLFVLFSHHPIGSMENGLGGGRVLGDEVKALLLRFPNVILWVNGHTHRNEVIPHARPGGGGFWEVNTAAHIDFPQQSRIVEIADNRDGTLSIFTTILDSAGPASYGGRIDDPVRLASLARELAGNDWQDRDTDRRGDAADRNVELLIPAPF, translated from the coding sequence GTGACTCGTGAGTACAGCCGCCGCCGCGTCCTCAAGGGCGCCGCCCTGGGCGCCGGCTTCGCCGCCACCGGACTGACCGCGTTCCCCGCGCGACCCGCCGCCGCCGCCCCCGCGCTGCGCGGCCCCGTCGCCGGGACCACCCTCGACCGGACGTACGTGCTCGGAGCCCCGGGCCGGGGCGGGTACCGCCCCGTGGTCGCCGCGCCGGGCGAGCCGCACCTGCTGCGGCGGGACCTCGGCGGCGCCGCCTCGCCGCGGCGCGCCGCCGCCCGCCGCGGCGTGCTGGCGTTCGGGCACCTCACCGACGTGCACGTCCTCGACGCGCAGTCGCCCGCGCGGGTCGAGTTCATCGACCGCTTCCGGGATCTCGTCAACGGGTTCCCCGAGGGCGGGTACCGCCCGCAGGAGATCCTGTCGGTGCACGTCGGCGAGGCGATGGTGCAGGCGATGAACAGGGTCGGGCGGGGACCGGCGACCGGCCTGAAGCTGGCGTTCACCATCAACACCGGCGACACGACCGACAACGCCCAGTACAACGAGGTCCGCTGGATCATCGACCTGCTGGACGGCGAGCGCGTCCGCCCCGACTCCGGCGACCCGACCCGGTACGAGGGCGTCATGGACTGGACGGTCTACGACCGCGCCTACTGGCACCCCGACGGCCCGCCCCCCGGCGCCGGGACCGACCAGGCCATCGCCAAGTACGGCTTCCCGCAGGTCAAGGGCCTGCTCGACGCCGCGCGCAGGCCGTTCCAGGCGACCGGCCTCGACTCGCCGTGGTACGCCGTGTTCGGCAACCACGACGGGCTCATCCAGGGCAACCTCCCGGTCAACCCGCTCGTCTCGGGCCTGGCCACCGGCGGCATCAAGATCGGCGCACCGGCGGACGGCGGCCAGGCGGAGCGCCTCGCCCGCATGCTCAGCAAGGGCGACGCCGCCGAGCTCGTCCGCCTGGCCCGCGAGCAGGGCTCCTCCGGAGGCCTGTTCCGGCAGGTCACGCCCGACTGGAACCGCAGGCTGCTGTCCCGCGCCGAGGTCGTCGCCGAGCACTTCAAGACCAGCAAGCCCCTCCGCGGCCACGGCTTCACCTTGACGAACCTCCGCGAAGGGACCGCGTACTACGCGTTCGACAAGGGGATCGTCCGGGGGCTCGTCCTCGACACCGTGAACCAGAACGGCTACTCCGAGGGGTCGCTGGACAAGAAGCAGTTCGCGTGGCTGGAGTCGCAGCTGAAGGCCGGCAGCAGCCGCTACTACGCCGCGGACGGCTCGGTCGTCACGCGGCCGGTGAAGGACCGCCTGTTCGTCCTCTTCAGCCACCACCCCATCGGCTCCATGGAGAACGGCCTCGGCGGCGGGCGCGTCCTCGGCGACGAGGTGAAGGCGCTGCTGCTGCGCTTCCCCAACGTGATCCTGTGGGTGAACGGGCACACGCACCGCAACGAGGTCATCCCGCACGCCCGTCCCGGCGGGGGAGGCTTCTGGGAGGTGAACACGGCCGCGCACATCGACTTCCCCCAGCAGAGCCGCATCGTCGAGATCGCCGACAACCGCGACGGCACGCTGTCCATCTTCACGACGATCCTGGACTCGGCGGGCCCGGCGTCCTACGGCGGCCGCATCGACGACCCGGTCCGGCTCGCGTCCCTGGCGCGCGAGCTGGCGGGCAACGACTGGCAGGACCGCGACACGGACCGCCGGGGCGATGCCGCCGACCGCAACGTCGAACTCCTCATCCCCGCCCCCTTCTGA